A single region of the Kocuria rosea genome encodes:
- the opgC gene encoding OpgC domain-containing protein, translating to MRTPAAAALILLLLALLLVPTGAARAAEDEGPEGPYLGALLDWGTDTAAGHAERLGAPAAVYGRPVPLPMDDQEQGHLRDYLSQVSAQGAHALLTVRPEIALDRVDQAQAAVLAGQLADAAEGFPGTVFVRFAPQMNTTWVPWGQQPEAYTEAFRTVASALDAELPDPVMVWSPTVGTDYPFRDPPSAPAQGGGPAAPDTNGDGVWDREDDPYGPYYPGDDVVDWVGLVAYLDETGTGPARNVLPEAGSFGAMLGSGEPAASAGQDEFYAAYAVGREKPLMVETGAFYDPGTGGPSERDIKEAWWDQVLATVAAGDHDRIRAIVWNETVEQRDDGAVTVDWRVTADPGLAAAVGERLQDSALVSGPVTAAAPLPGAGPAAAGAVLEGPAAWGAAAAVLAAGALLWLLARRGPARAWAYAEPARRDSRIDMLRGLAIVFVVVNHVGLTSLFQLLTQETVGVVSGAELFVLLSGAVLGMVYGPRTKDDLGTVVDRTAARAWKLYVTALVVVLLVYGLSLLPFLDAGAVTTFTDQGTGAAGRGASGATYDLYAGMDGLLQFPVQAQLIPAVLLLQVGPWQFNIMGLYVILLLVSPLVLAALARGWAWLVLLVSAGLYAAGTVFRIRLLPSQFEDSFPLLVWQVLFVLGMVTGFYRRQIVTWFADRRRRPLLVACLLLAVALALFSWSSPYASSAYDVRLALLPESVFRTVYDAYFGRTYLGIGRLLNVLLVVIAGYAVLSAYWRPLERALGWFLVPLGRATLYVFIVHVFLILAVANVPALQQGHVWLNTAAYVVVLGLLWVMVRTRFLFRLVPR from the coding sequence GTGCGCACCCCGGCCGCCGCGGCGCTGATCCTGCTCCTGCTCGCGCTCCTCCTCGTGCCGACCGGGGCCGCCCGGGCCGCGGAGGACGAGGGCCCCGAGGGCCCGTACCTGGGGGCCCTGCTGGACTGGGGCACGGACACGGCGGCCGGCCACGCCGAGCGTCTCGGCGCGCCGGCGGCCGTCTACGGCAGGCCCGTCCCGCTGCCGATGGACGACCAGGAGCAGGGCCACCTGCGGGACTACCTCTCCCAGGTCTCCGCGCAGGGCGCCCACGCCCTGCTCACCGTCCGCCCCGAGATCGCGCTGGACCGGGTGGACCAGGCGCAGGCCGCCGTCCTGGCAGGACAGCTCGCGGACGCCGCGGAGGGGTTCCCCGGCACGGTCTTCGTCCGCTTCGCCCCGCAGATGAACACCACCTGGGTGCCGTGGGGGCAGCAGCCCGAGGCGTACACGGAGGCGTTCCGCACGGTGGCGAGCGCGCTCGACGCCGAGCTCCCGGACCCGGTCATGGTCTGGTCGCCCACGGTCGGCACGGACTACCCCTTCCGGGACCCGCCCAGCGCCCCGGCGCAGGGCGGTGGACCGGCCGCCCCGGACACGAACGGCGACGGCGTCTGGGACCGGGAGGACGACCCCTACGGTCCCTACTACCCGGGCGACGACGTGGTCGACTGGGTGGGACTGGTGGCCTATCTCGACGAGACCGGCACGGGTCCGGCCCGCAACGTCCTGCCGGAGGCGGGCTCGTTCGGCGCCATGCTGGGCTCCGGGGAGCCGGCCGCATCCGCGGGGCAGGACGAGTTCTACGCCGCGTACGCCGTCGGCCGCGAGAAGCCGCTCATGGTGGAGACCGGCGCCTTCTACGATCCGGGGACGGGGGGCCCGTCCGAGCGCGACATCAAGGAGGCCTGGTGGGACCAGGTGCTCGCGACGGTCGCCGCCGGCGACCACGACCGCATCCGCGCGATCGTGTGGAACGAGACGGTCGAGCAGCGCGACGACGGTGCGGTGACCGTCGACTGGCGCGTCACGGCCGATCCCGGGCTGGCCGCGGCCGTCGGCGAGCGGCTCCAGGACTCGGCCCTGGTCAGCGGGCCGGTGACGGCAGCGGCGCCGCTCCCGGGCGCCGGTCCGGCGGCGGCGGGGGCCGTCCTCGAGGGGCCGGCCGCCTGGGGCGCGGCGGCGGCCGTGCTCGCCGCGGGCGCGCTCCTCTGGCTCCTGGCGCGGCGGGGGCCGGCCCGGGCCTGGGCGTACGCCGAACCCGCCCGGCGCGACAGCCGGATCGACATGCTGCGGGGCCTCGCGATCGTGTTCGTCGTCGTCAACCACGTGGGCCTCACCTCGTTGTTCCAGCTGCTGACCCAGGAGACCGTGGGCGTGGTCTCGGGGGCCGAGCTGTTCGTCCTGCTCTCCGGGGCCGTGCTGGGGATGGTCTACGGGCCCCGGACGAAGGACGACCTGGGGACCGTCGTCGACCGCACCGCCGCGCGGGCGTGGAAGCTCTACGTCACCGCGCTGGTCGTCGTGCTGCTCGTCTACGGACTCAGCCTGCTGCCCTTCCTGGACGCGGGCGCCGTCACCACGTTCACCGACCAGGGCACCGGCGCCGCCGGCAGAGGGGCCTCCGGCGCCACGTACGACCTCTACGCGGGCATGGACGGGCTCCTCCAGTTCCCCGTCCAGGCACAGCTGATCCCCGCCGTGCTGCTGCTGCAGGTCGGCCCGTGGCAGTTCAACATCATGGGTCTCTACGTGATCCTCCTCCTGGTGAGCCCCCTCGTGCTCGCCGCCCTGGCCCGGGGCTGGGCCTGGCTGGTCCTGCTGGTCAGCGCCGGGCTCTACGCCGCGGGCACGGTCTTCCGGATCCGCCTGCTGCCCTCCCAGTTCGAGGACTCGTTCCCCCTGCTCGTGTGGCAGGTGCTGTTCGTGCTCGGCATGGTCACCGGGTTCTACCGGCGGCAGATCGTCACGTGGTTCGCCGACCGGCGCCGACGGCCGCTGCTCGTCGCCTGCCTGCTGCTCGCCGTCGCCCTCGCCCTGTTCTCCTGGTCGAGTCCCTATGCCAGCAGCGCCTACGACGTCCGGCTGGCCCTGCTGCCGGAGTCGGTGTTCCGCACGGTCTACGACGCCTACTTCGGCCGGACCTACCTGGGGATCGGCCGGCTGCTGAACGTGCTCCTCGTGGTGATCGCCGGCTACGCCGTCCTCAGCGCCTACTGGAGGCCGCTCGAGCGCGCGCTCGGGTGGTTCCTCGTCCCGCTGGGACGGGCCACCCTCTACGTGTTCATCGTGCACGTGTTCCTGATCCTGGCCGTGGCCAACGTGCCCGCTCTCCAGCAGGGGCACGTGTGGCTCAACACCGCCGCCTACGTGGTGGTCCTCGGCCTGCTGTGGGTCATGGTCCGGACCCGGTTCCTCTTCCGGCTCGTCCCCCGGTGA
- a CDS encoding DsbA family protein has protein sequence MAASSSTTPDPRNRDAARERARQVADQHARQDKRSRRILQLGILALVLVIVAVIGVVVAQNRAQQIPEAGPVPASANQWGGTVLTADGIRTGESEVEERDLAEVPEAPEAPDDSAVPPGVEASGDGEPVQVVIFQDFECVHCADFEAENADALEEAVTSGDIVLEYRNLNFLDRSTPTQYSSRAAAAAYEVGNQSSAEQYLAFVEEVFSHQGTGGLDDEQLVEIASSHGADIAGALEEDTWRPMVNVVSQESLANGVSGTPTVFIDGERLGNEAFQEALDAAVKAKE, from the coding sequence ATGGCAGCCAGCAGCAGCACCACCCCCGATCCCCGGAACCGCGACGCCGCCCGGGAGCGGGCTCGGCAGGTCGCGGACCAGCACGCACGGCAGGACAAGCGCTCCCGCCGGATCCTGCAGCTGGGCATCCTCGCCCTGGTCCTCGTGATCGTCGCGGTGATCGGCGTCGTCGTGGCGCAGAACCGGGCCCAGCAGATCCCCGAGGCCGGGCCCGTTCCCGCCAGCGCCAACCAGTGGGGCGGCACGGTGCTGACGGCCGACGGGATCCGCACGGGCGAGTCCGAGGTCGAGGAGCGCGACCTCGCCGAGGTGCCCGAGGCCCCGGAGGCCCCGGACGACTCCGCCGTCCCGCCGGGCGTCGAGGCCTCGGGCGACGGCGAGCCCGTGCAGGTCGTGATCTTCCAGGACTTCGAGTGCGTGCACTGCGCCGACTTCGAGGCCGAGAACGCCGATGCGCTCGAGGAGGCCGTGACCTCCGGCGACATCGTCCTCGAGTACCGCAACCTCAACTTCCTCGACCGCTCGACGCCGACGCAGTACTCCTCGCGGGCCGCGGCCGCCGCCTACGAGGTGGGCAACCAGTCCTCGGCCGAGCAGTACCTGGCCTTCGTCGAGGAGGTGTTCAGCCACCAGGGCACCGGTGGGCTGGACGACGAGCAGCTCGTGGAGATCGCCTCCTCGCACGGCGCCGACATCGCGGGCGCGCTCGAGGAGGACACGTGGCGGCCGATGGTCAACGTCGTCTCGCAGGAGTCCCTCGCCAACGGCGTGTCCGGCACCCCGACCGTCTTCATCGACGGAGAGCGGCTGGGCAACGAGGCGTTCCAGGAGGCCCTCGACGCGGCCGTGAAGGCCAAGGAGTAG
- a CDS encoding alpha,alpha-trehalose-phosphate synthase (UDP-forming) translates to MSAEHPPTASSADLEEVPEPRTDVPQEAGYDFVVVSNRLPVERVVEHGQSSWRRSPGGLVAALSPVMARNAGAWVGWHGAPDETLERFDHDVFHLAPVPLSAEEVQAYYEGFSNATLWPLYHDVIAPPEFHRTWWNSYRQVNRRFAERTAEIAAENATVWVQDYQLQLVPKMLRELRPDLTIGFFNHIPFPPLEIFAQLPWRRAVLDGLSGADLIGFQRPGDAQNFQRCVRRFLDVPFKNGAARFGTDDDAWTVRAASYPISIDAQSIQELASRPEVKDRAREIRHELGDPETVFLGVDRLDYTKGILHRIKAYGELLEDGRLTVGPSVLIQVANPSRERVESYVQLREDVEGLVGHLNGQHDTISHTAIRYLHHGYPFEEMVALYLATDVMLVTSLRDGMNLVAKEYVAAKTDGSGTLVLSEFTGAAEQLKQALLVNPHDIDGLKDAMLRAKDMPAPEAKKRMRSMRRQVLGNDVNDWSEAFLRDLARTRPGTTEEEEQ, encoded by the coding sequence GTGAGTGCAGAGCATCCCCCCACCGCCTCCTCGGCCGACCTGGAGGAGGTGCCGGAACCCCGGACGGACGTGCCGCAGGAGGCCGGTTACGACTTCGTCGTGGTCTCCAACCGGCTGCCGGTGGAGCGCGTCGTCGAGCACGGGCAGTCCTCCTGGCGCCGCTCCCCCGGCGGCCTCGTGGCCGCCCTGTCCCCCGTCATGGCCCGCAACGCCGGCGCCTGGGTGGGCTGGCACGGGGCCCCTGACGAGACGCTCGAGCGCTTCGACCACGACGTCTTCCACCTCGCCCCCGTGCCGCTGTCCGCCGAGGAGGTGCAGGCCTACTACGAGGGCTTCTCCAACGCGACCCTCTGGCCGCTCTACCACGACGTCATCGCGCCGCCGGAGTTCCACCGCACGTGGTGGAACAGCTACCGCCAGGTCAACCGCCGCTTCGCGGAGCGGACCGCCGAGATCGCCGCCGAGAACGCCACGGTGTGGGTGCAGGACTACCAGCTGCAGCTGGTCCCCAAGATGCTGCGCGAGCTGCGGCCGGACCTCACGATCGGGTTCTTCAACCACATCCCGTTCCCGCCCCTGGAGATCTTCGCGCAGCTGCCCTGGCGGCGGGCCGTCCTCGACGGGCTCTCGGGCGCGGACCTCATCGGCTTCCAGCGCCCGGGTGACGCCCAGAACTTCCAGCGCTGCGTGCGGCGGTTCCTGGACGTGCCGTTCAAGAACGGAGCGGCCCGGTTCGGCACGGACGACGACGCGTGGACCGTGCGCGCGGCGTCCTACCCCATCTCCATCGACGCGCAGTCGATCCAGGAGCTGGCCTCCCGGCCGGAGGTGAAGGACCGGGCCCGGGAGATCCGGCACGAGCTCGGCGACCCGGAGACCGTGTTCCTGGGCGTCGACCGCCTGGACTACACCAAGGGCATCCTGCACCGCATCAAGGCCTACGGCGAGCTGCTCGAGGACGGCAGGCTGACGGTGGGGCCGTCGGTGCTGATCCAGGTGGCGAACCCCTCCCGGGAGCGCGTGGAGTCCTACGTCCAGCTGCGGGAGGACGTGGAGGGCCTCGTGGGCCACCTCAACGGCCAGCACGACACCATCTCGCACACCGCGATCCGCTACCTGCACCACGGCTATCCGTTCGAGGAGATGGTGGCGCTGTACCTGGCGACCGACGTCATGCTCGTGACCTCCCTCCGGGACGGCATGAACCTGGTGGCGAAGGAGTACGTGGCGGCCAAGACGGACGGGTCCGGGACCCTGGTCCTCTCGGAGTTCACCGGCGCCGCCGAGCAGCTCAAGCAGGCGCTGCTGGTCAACCCCCACGACATCGACGGACTCAAGGACGCGATGCTGCGGGCCAAGGACATGCCCGCGCCCGAGGCGAAGAAGCGGATGCGCTCGATGCGCCGGCAGGTCCTGGGCAACGACGTCAACGACTGGTCCGAGGCGTTCCTGCGGGACCTCGCCCGCACCCGCCCCGGGACGACCGAGGAGGAGGAGCAGTGA
- the otsB gene encoding trehalose-phosphatase — translation MAPHDDTRPALEDALARAAEAGTLLVALDFDGTLAPFTDDPDDSRALPEARSALEELLTLDRTYVAVISGRPMRFLRSVVDPDGRMLLSGSHGAELLLDALGDAAADTALQLSPAQLELLAQATALVEAQVDRYPGSRLELKPTGAAFHTRTMADQSLCARAEQEMVEQFEQLEGLKITPGQHVVESSVHSATKGEGITAFMQATGADVTLFAGDDVTDENAMRELGPADLGIKVGTGQSVAAHRVASPEDLAAALIRLSELRRGALP, via the coding sequence ATGGCCCCGCACGACGACACCCGCCCGGCGCTCGAGGACGCCCTCGCCCGCGCGGCGGAGGCCGGGACCCTGCTGGTCGCCCTCGACTTCGACGGCACCCTGGCGCCCTTCACGGACGACCCGGACGACAGCCGCGCGCTGCCGGAGGCCCGGTCCGCGCTGGAGGAGCTCCTGACGCTGGACCGCACGTACGTGGCCGTCATCTCCGGGCGGCCGATGCGGTTCCTCCGCTCCGTGGTGGACCCGGACGGCCGGATGCTCCTCTCCGGCTCGCACGGGGCGGAGCTGCTCCTCGACGCCCTGGGGGACGCCGCCGCCGACACCGCCCTGCAGCTCTCCCCGGCCCAGCTGGAGCTGCTGGCACAGGCCACCGCGCTCGTGGAGGCACAGGTGGACCGGTACCCCGGGTCCAGGCTGGAGCTCAAGCCGACGGGGGCCGCCTTCCACACCCGCACGATGGCGGACCAGAGCCTGTGCGCCCGCGCGGAGCAGGAGATGGTCGAGCAGTTCGAGCAGCTCGAGGGGCTGAAGATCACCCCGGGCCAGCACGTGGTCGAGTCCTCCGTGCACTCCGCGACCAAGGGTGAGGGCATCACGGCGTTCATGCAGGCCACCGGCGCCGACGTCACCCTGTTCGCCGGCGACGACGTGACGGACGAGAACGCGATGCGCGAGCTCGGCCCCGCCGATCTCGGCATCAAGGTGGGCACGGGGCAGAGCGTGGCCGCGCACCGGGTCGCGTCCCCGGAGGACCTGGCCGCGGCCCTGATCCGGCTGTCCGAACTGCGCCGGGGCGCGCTGCCGTGA
- a CDS encoding ABC transporter ATP-binding protein: MSSVRYANVTCQYPGAERPSVTDLNLDIADGEFLVLVGPSGCGKSTTLRMLAGLEEVTGGNIYIGDRDVTDVPSRDRDIAMVFQNYALYPHMTVAENMGFALKIAKISPEERRRRVEEAAKILDLTDYLDRKPKALSGGQRQRVAMGRAIVRSPQVFLMDEPLSNLDAKLRVQTRTQIASLTRRLGVTTVYVTHDQVEAMTMGDRVAVLKDGLLMQVDTPRALYDRPATEFVAGFIGSPAMNLFRVPVAGGAATFGTMRIELTAAQQAALTGDKVTVGIRPEDLHPAAEGTGLPIEADVVEELGADAFVYGHLAPVTAANTVVTVDPTGTVEEDAAGAHEIIVRVEGRTPPRAGATIWVAPNLDHVHLFDTATGNRLPD, translated from the coding sequence ATGTCTTCTGTGCGCTACGCCAACGTGACCTGCCAGTACCCCGGGGCCGAGCGGCCCTCGGTCACCGACCTGAACCTGGACATCGCCGACGGGGAGTTCCTCGTCCTGGTCGGCCCCTCCGGGTGCGGGAAGTCCACCACCCTGCGGATGCTCGCCGGGCTGGAAGAGGTCACCGGGGGCAACATCTACATCGGCGACCGCGACGTCACCGACGTCCCCTCCCGGGACCGCGACATCGCGATGGTCTTCCAGAACTACGCCCTCTACCCGCACATGACCGTGGCCGAGAACATGGGCTTCGCCCTGAAGATCGCCAAGATCAGCCCCGAGGAGCGCCGCCGCCGGGTCGAGGAGGCGGCGAAGATCCTGGACCTCACCGACTACCTCGACCGCAAGCCCAAGGCCCTGTCCGGCGGGCAGCGCCAGCGCGTGGCCATGGGCCGTGCCATCGTGCGCTCCCCGCAGGTGTTCCTGATGGACGAGCCGCTGTCGAACCTGGACGCGAAGCTGCGCGTGCAGACCCGCACCCAGATCGCCTCCCTGACCCGCCGGCTGGGGGTCACCACCGTCTACGTCACCCACGACCAGGTCGAGGCGATGACCATGGGCGACCGGGTCGCGGTGCTCAAGGACGGGCTGCTGATGCAGGTCGACACCCCGCGGGCGCTCTACGACCGGCCGGCCACGGAGTTCGTGGCCGGGTTCATCGGGTCCCCGGCGATGAACCTCTTCCGGGTGCCCGTGGCGGGCGGGGCGGCGACCTTCGGGACGATGCGCATCGAGCTCACCGCCGCGCAGCAGGCGGCCCTGACCGGGGACAAGGTCACCGTCGGGATCCGCCCGGAGGACCTGCACCCGGCCGCCGAGGGCACCGGGCTGCCGATCGAGGCCGACGTGGTCGAGGAGCTCGGCGCCGACGCCTTCGTCTACGGCCACCTCGCCCCGGTCACCGCGGCGAACACGGTCGTGACGGTGGACCCGACCGGGACCGTGGAGGAGGACGCCGCCGGGGCCCACGAGATCATCGTCCGGGTCGAGGGCCGCACCCCGCCCAGGGCCGGGGCCACGATCTGGGTCGCCCCGAACCTCGACCACGTGCACCTGTTCGACACCGCCACCGGCAACCGCCTCCCCGACTGA
- a CDS encoding MurR/RpiR family transcriptional regulator — protein MSIEQRIHAHYAGLSPQEQRAADLILDHLDDLALYSSAELAQMSGVSRATLSRLYRHLGFESFTDLRETARTLRQQGVPLGPDADPELSQHLEQELKNLRKVLDPAGEDRPARAVRALADAGTVLVVGLRNSYPVALHLKQQLQQARDRVRLAPLPGQTLGEELVDVGEGDVVVLLGFRRRPRGFERLVEVCAATGARTVLVADSTARRHASAVDLWIECPLDGVGPFDSYAAAMSLVSVLADGVLAAAGPDGRRRVGRTAELYEELEELDLR, from the coding sequence GTGTCGATCGAACAGCGCATCCATGCGCACTACGCCGGGCTCTCGCCCCAGGAGCAGCGGGCCGCCGACCTGATCCTGGACCACCTGGACGACCTCGCCCTGTACAGCTCGGCGGAGCTGGCGCAGATGAGCGGCGTCTCCCGCGCCACCCTCTCCCGGCTGTACCGGCACCTGGGCTTCGAGTCCTTCACCGACCTCCGGGAGACGGCCCGCACCCTGCGCCAGCAGGGCGTGCCGCTCGGCCCCGACGCGGACCCGGAGCTGAGCCAGCACCTGGAGCAGGAGCTCAAGAACCTGCGCAAGGTCCTGGACCCGGCGGGGGAGGACCGCCCGGCCCGGGCCGTGCGCGCGCTCGCCGACGCGGGAACGGTCCTGGTCGTGGGCCTGCGCAACAGCTACCCGGTCGCCCTGCACCTGAAGCAGCAGCTGCAGCAGGCGCGGGACCGCGTCCGGCTCGCCCCGCTGCCCGGCCAGACCCTCGGCGAGGAGCTCGTGGACGTGGGCGAGGGCGACGTCGTCGTCCTGCTGGGCTTCCGGCGGCGCCCCCGCGGGTTCGAGCGCCTGGTGGAGGTCTGCGCGGCCACGGGGGCGCGGACCGTGCTCGTCGCCGACAGCACGGCCCGGCGCCACGCCTCGGCCGTGGACCTGTGGATCGAGTGCCCCCTCGACGGCGTGGGCCCGTTCGACTCCTACGCGGCGGCCATGAGCCTCGTGTCGGTGCTCGCCGACGGCGTGCTGGCCGCCGCGGGTCCGGACGGGCGACGACGGGTGGGCCGCACCGCCGAGCTCTACGAGGAGCTCGAGGAGCTGGACCTGCGCTGA
- a CDS encoding DUF4032 domain-containing protein, giving the protein MSIQTAFPDPVLLELPWDTPLEQWPEDVLAALPRGISRHVVRFAHAGEKIVAVKETVPHYARHEYATLRRLQRMGIPSVVPDSVVTDRYTPEGEPLPAALVTDHLSFSLPYRAIFSAGPSAATVERLVDALASLIVQLHLSGFYWGDVSLSNTLFRRDAGAFAAYLVDAETGEIHPELTRGQRGYDIELARTNVAGEIMDLLAGAVEEGHDIADVVDPFEVSDRLVATYEFLWRELTVEETFSMDERWRVVERVRRLNELGFDVEEASMDTVDGRIRLRPQVVEPGHHTRRLQRLTGLGAHENQARRLLTDIAQLGQDLYPGLPEELVAQLWMREVFSPIMEAVTPPMRRKLEPAEIVHEVLEHRWFLSERAGKDVATHTAVEDYVASELAQRPDEREVF; this is encoded by the coding sequence GTGTCCATCCAGACGGCCTTCCCGGACCCCGTGCTCCTGGAGCTGCCGTGGGACACCCCCCTCGAGCAGTGGCCGGAGGACGTCCTCGCCGCTCTCCCCCGCGGCATCTCCCGGCACGTGGTGCGCTTCGCCCACGCCGGCGAGAAGATCGTCGCCGTCAAGGAGACCGTCCCCCACTACGCCCGGCACGAGTACGCCACCCTGCGCCGGCTGCAGCGCATGGGCATCCCGTCCGTGGTACCGGACTCCGTGGTCACGGACCGGTACACGCCCGAGGGCGAGCCCCTGCCCGCCGCCCTGGTGACCGACCACCTGAGCTTCTCCCTGCCCTACCGGGCCATCTTCTCCGCCGGCCCCAGCGCCGCCACGGTCGAGCGGCTCGTGGACGCGCTGGCCTCCCTCATCGTGCAGCTGCACCTCTCTGGCTTCTACTGGGGCGACGTCTCGCTCTCGAACACCCTGTTCCGCCGGGACGCCGGCGCGTTCGCCGCCTACCTGGTGGACGCCGAGACCGGCGAGATCCACCCGGAGCTCACGCGCGGCCAGCGGGGGTACGACATCGAGCTGGCCCGCACCAACGTGGCCGGGGAGATCATGGACCTGCTCGCGGGCGCCGTCGAGGAGGGCCACGACATCGCGGACGTGGTGGACCCCTTCGAGGTCTCCGACCGGCTCGTGGCCACCTACGAGTTCCTGTGGCGGGAGCTGACGGTCGAGGAGACCTTCAGCATGGACGAGCGCTGGCGCGTGGTCGAGCGGGTGCGCCGCCTCAACGAGCTCGGCTTCGACGTCGAGGAGGCGTCCATGGACACGGTCGACGGGCGGATCCGGCTGCGCCCGCAGGTCGTGGAGCCCGGCCACCACACCCGCCGCCTGCAGCGGCTCACCGGCCTCGGCGCCCACGAGAACCAGGCGCGCCGGCTGCTGACCGACATCGCCCAGCTCGGGCAGGACCTCTACCCCGGCCTGCCCGAGGAGCTCGTGGCCCAGCTGTGGATGCGCGAGGTGTTCTCCCCGATCATGGAGGCGGTCACCCCGCCGATGCGCCGCAAGCTCGAGCCCGCCGAGATCGTGCACGAGGTGCTCGAGCACCGGTGGTTCCTCTCCGAGCGCGCCGGCAAGGACGTGGCGACGCACACGGCGGTCGAGGACTACGTGGCCTCGGAGCTGGCCCAGCGCCCGGACGAGCGGGAGG